A genomic window from Salvia miltiorrhiza cultivar Shanhuang (shh) chromosome 5, IMPLAD_Smil_shh, whole genome shotgun sequence includes:
- the LOC131025641 gene encoding uncharacterized protein LOC131025641 — translation MGVQQRPNKNYKGAKNVAWCVKEDVALMSSWIYASEDNIRGKNQRGESLWARVHKLYHNTQAENPNELNERNIESMKGRWKRLSENGNKWVAACREANARRRSGMSNNDVEKEAHSIYEAGGNKFLDLVVFNEVMSKHPKWNVHDTTHVFRRQSEDVDDQESGGSSKRSKTSEDGGFSIPSNPETPTSEQSTATRPIGRDKAKRKGKGKVSQSESTHESAVAAELRAMRLTRDAEAELIKTRIELEREKLQRNAMKMKEKMLLQLLAKDHLSPEDEEMKRQLTKIVFGE, via the coding sequence ATGGGTGTTCAACAACGCCCAAACAAAAATTATAAAGGGGCAAAAAATGTAGCTTGGTGTGTGAAGGAAGATGTTGCCCTTATGTCATCTTGGATCTATGCTAGCGAAGATAACATTCGAGGAAAAAATCAAAGAGGGGAATCGCTTTGGGCACGTGTTCATAAATTGTATCACAACACCCAAGCAGAAAATCCAAATGAGCTCAACGAACGAAACATTGAATCGATGAAAGGTCGCTGGAAACGTCTTAGCGAAAATGGAAACAAATGGGTTGCTGCTTGCAGGGAAGCAAATGCTCGAAGAAGGAGTGGCATGAGCAACAACGATGTTGAGAAAGAAGCTCATTCCATTTACGAAGCAGGTGGAAATAAGTTTCTAGACTTGGTTGTATTTAATGAAGTTATGAGTAAACATCCCAAGTGGAATGTTCATGATACCACCCATGTTTTTCGTCGTCAAAGTGAAGATGTTGATGACCAGGAAAGTGGTGGCAGTTCGAAAAGATCAAAGACTTCGGAAGATGGGGGATTTTCTATCCCTTCTAATCCAGAAACTCCAACATCTGAACAGTCAACTGCAACTCGTCCCATTGGAAGAGATAAGgcaaaaaggaaaggaaaaggtAAGGTCTCACAATCTGAATCTACTCATGAATCTGCTGTTGCTGCAGAACTTCGTGCAATGAGACTCACTAGAGATGCCGAAGCTGAGTTAATAAAGACTCGAATCGAACTGGAGCGTGAGAAGTTGCAAAGAAACGCAatgaagatgaaagaaaaaatgtTGCTTCAATTGTTGGCGAAAGATCACTTATCTCCAGAAGACGAAGAGATGAAACGTCAACTAACTAAAATTGTGTTTGGAGAGTGA
- the LOC131025642 gene encoding uncharacterized protein LOC131025642 has product MSVNENSSVDSDSSSDVSHSNELDEWEERVYQQNRQLDSIIQNMIINNHNLIVGNQIPTANRRYSDREREFGAERLINDYFSDSPTYTPEIFRRRFRMQKSLFIRIVEAVTANDEFFQQRRDATGRFGLSSLQKCTGAMRVLAYGTSSDVVDEYLRMSSSSTRDALVHFVEGVISCFGGTYLRMPNEQDLARLLYVGEQRGFPGMIGSIDCMHWEWKNCPNAWAGQYTGRSGKPTIILEAVASYDLWIWHAFFGTPGSCNDINVLHRSPIFNDVLEGRAPKVNYVVNGRHYDMAYYLTDGIYPSWAVFVKSITSPRIRKHKLFAQHQESVRKDVERAFGVLQARFAFLRRPCLVWDKVLMGKIMMACIIMHNMIVEDERETYQNYYDPTEFFMDTPTRVQTEDDEHFRYSTERIASLSTYMTNRDQLRNREAHRTLQGDLIEHIWEKFGTDN; this is encoded by the coding sequence ATGTCTGTGAATGAAAACTCTTCAGTTGATTCAGACTCAAGTTCTGATGTTTCCCATTCCAATGAACTTGATGAATGGGAAGAACGAGTTTATCAACAAAATCGTCAACTTGATAGCATTATCCAGAATATGATCATAAACAATCATAATCTGATTGTAGGAAATCAAATTCCAACAGCCAACAGGAGATATTCTGATAGGGAACGCGAGTTTGGTGCAGAGCGTTTGATCAACGACTACTTCAGTGACAGCCCAACGTATACTCCAGAAATCTTCCGGCGGAGATTTCGCATGCAGAAATCGCTATTCATTCGAATAGTTGAAGCTGTTACTGCTAATGATGAGTTTTTTCAACAGAGACGAGATGCCACCGGCAGATTTGGGCTTTCATCATTGCAGAAATGTACTGGAGCCATGAGGGTGTTGGCGTATGGGACATCTTCCGATGTTGTTGATGAGTATCTGCGAATGAGTTCATCTTCTACAAGAGATGCTTTAGTCCATTTTGTGGAAGGTGTTATATCTTGCTTCGGTGGTACGTATCTCAGAATGCCTAATGAACAAGATTTGGCAAGGCTGCTCTATGTTGGAGAACAACGTGGTTTCCCAGGCATGATTGGCAGtattgattgcatgcattgggagTGGAAAAATTGTCCTAATGCATGGGCCGGCCAATATACTGGGAGAAGTGGAAAACCAACGATCATTTTGGAAGCTGTTGCTTCATACGACTTGTGGATATGGCATGCGTTCTTTGGAACACCAGGTTCGTGTAATGATATTAATGTACTCCATCGATCTCCTATTTTTAATGATGTCTTAGAAGGTCGAGCACCAAAGGTTAATTACGTAGTGAATGGCCGTCATTATGATATGGCATATTATTTAACTGATGGTATATACCCTTCATGGGCTGTATTTGTCAAGTCAATTACTTCCCCACGGATCCGTAAACACAAGTTGTTTGCTCAACACCAAGAGTCTGTCCGAAAAGATGTTGAGCGAGCATTTGGAGTCCTACAAGCTCGATTTGCATTTCTACGACGCCCATGTCTTGTTTGGGACAAAGTTTTGATGGGAAAAATTATGATGGCTTGTATCATCATGCATAATATGATAGTCGAGGATGAACGAGAAACCTACCAAAATTATTATGATCCAACAGAATTTTTTATGGATACACCTACAAGAGTACAAACAGAAGATGACGAACATTTTCGCTATTCTACTGAACGTATTGCGAGCTTGTCTACTTATATGACTAATAGAGATCAACTTCGCAATAGAGAAGCTCATAGGACTCTTCAAGGTGATTTGATTGAGCACATATGGGAAAAATTTGGCACTGacaattaa